A window of the Thalassophryne amazonica chromosome 11, fThaAma1.1, whole genome shotgun sequence genome harbors these coding sequences:
- the smim19 gene encoding small integral membrane protein 19 — MGSHGLLGNEPESIDYSVHEAWNEATNVYLLVILVSFGLLMYARKNKRKIMRIFTLPPTVGSSPEPNFYDSLQKVRLRQQLEMYSLARKYEQQQQGQSESVQLSME, encoded by the exons ATGGGCTCCCATGGTCTTTTAGGGAACGAGCCTGAGTCTATAGATTATTCTGTTCACGAAGCGTGGAATGAAGCCACGAACGTCTATCTGCTGGTGATCCTGGTCAGCTTCGGCCTGCTGATGTACGCCAGAAA AAACAAGAGGAAGATCATGCGTATTTTCACTCTGCCTCCGACCGTCGGCAGCAGCCCGGAGCCGAACTTCTATGACAGCCTGCAGAAGGTGCGCTTACGGCAGCAGCTGGAGATGTATTCGCTGG CCAGGAAGtacgagcagcagcagcagggtcAGTCGGAGAGCGTGCAGCTGTCCATGGAATGA